The Candidatus Roseilinea sp. genome contains a region encoding:
- a CDS encoding thioredoxin, which translates to MAKPVVLTDTNFEEMVEKSKGVVLVDFWAEWCGPCKMIAPIVEQIAEENAGKLTVGKLDVDANGETAMRFGVMSIPTLILFKNGEPVERLVGYRPKEQLMAKIRPHLS; encoded by the coding sequence ATGGCAAAACCAGTCGTTCTGACCGATACCAACTTTGAAGAGATGGTGGAGAAGAGCAAGGGCGTGGTGCTCGTGGATTTCTGGGCGGAGTGGTGCGGCCCTTGCAAGATGATCGCGCCGATCGTCGAGCAGATTGCGGAGGAGAACGCCGGTAAGTTGACCGTCGGCAAACTCGATGTGGACGCGAACGGCGAAACAGCGATGAGATTCGGCGTGATGAGCATTCCGACGTTGATTTTGTTCAAGAATGGCGAACCGGTGGAGCGGCTCGTCGGCTATCGCCCCAAAGAGCAACTCATGGCGAAGATCCGCCCGCATTTGAGCTGA
- a CDS encoding MBL fold metallo-hydrolase, whose product MNANPITLRCGRARIHLLSDGVAYWDGGGAFGLVPRVRWMNLLPPDDLNRVPQELRCVLIEADGKRILVDCGVGDKPNDLIATQYDVRRPHGTLLDDLARRGLRPADIDIVILTHLHGDHSGWATTLDAHPRPMGEAAAPAHGLVPTFTNARYYVQRQEYADATHPNERTRNTYFAENFAPLMRHGVLTLLDGEAQITASVRVVPTPGHTAGHQSVIVESASADAPAPPVFLIGDMAPFMIHFERLPWVTAYDVLPMVTIETKRRWQGWAFERGAMLISCHDTRQPVGRLTRNDRGLFSVIPLETGGAAE is encoded by the coding sequence ATGAACGCGAATCCAATCACGCTGCGATGCGGCCGGGCGCGCATTCACCTGCTCAGCGATGGCGTCGCCTACTGGGACGGCGGCGGCGCCTTCGGGCTGGTGCCGCGCGTCCGGTGGATGAACCTGTTGCCCCCCGACGACCTCAACCGCGTCCCGCAAGAATTGCGCTGCGTGCTGATCGAGGCCGACGGCAAGCGCATCTTGGTGGACTGCGGCGTCGGCGACAAGCCGAATGACCTGATCGCGACGCAGTACGATGTGCGACGGCCGCACGGCACGCTCCTGGACGACCTCGCGCGGCGCGGCCTGCGCCCGGCAGACATTGACATCGTGATCCTCACCCACCTGCACGGCGACCATTCCGGCTGGGCGACGACGCTGGACGCGCACCCACGGCCCATGGGCGAAGCAGCCGCGCCGGCGCACGGCCTTGTGCCGACGTTCACCAACGCGCGCTACTACGTGCAGCGCCAGGAATACGCGGACGCGACCCATCCGAACGAGCGCACGCGCAACACCTACTTCGCCGAGAACTTCGCGCCGCTCATGCGCCACGGCGTGTTGACGCTGCTGGACGGCGAGGCGCAGATCACCGCCTCGGTGCGCGTGGTGCCCACACCCGGCCACACCGCCGGCCACCAAAGCGTGATCGTGGAATCCGCCTCCGCAGACGCGCCGGCCCCGCCCGTGTTCCTCATCGGCGACATGGCGCCATTCATGATCCATTTCGAGCGCTTGCCCTGGGTCACGGCCTACGACGTGCTGCCCATGGTGACGATCGAGACCAAACGGCGCTGGCAGGGCTGGGCATTCGAGCGAGGCGCTATGCTCATCTCCTGCCACGACACGCGCCAACCCGTGGGCCGATTGACGCGCAACGACAGGGGATTGTTCTCGGTCATCCCGCTCGAAACAGGAGGGGCGGCCGAATGA
- a CDS encoding hypothetical protein (possible pseudo, frameshifted), with product MTNDRVRTVVDTEEGLYHFQEYFVKLRWQPEVRSLIYDGGMGKRSRCPKRCAPSETADTIIIAPSNLYLSIDPILAVPGMRDALLNASAPIIAVTPIIGGEAVKGPAAKLMRELGDEPSAAAVAQHYAEFLNGFVLDERDAELQPRIEAMGMGRTAGRHAHVQCR from the coding sequence ATGACCAACGACCGCGTGCGCACGGTCGTGGACACCGAGGAGGGCCTGTATCACTTCCAGGAATACTTCGTCAAGCTGCGCTGGCAGCCCGAAGTGCGCAGCTTGATTTATGATGGGGGCATGGGGAAGCGGAGCCGTTGCCCGAAGCGTTGCGCGCCATCCGAGACGGCCGACACGATCATCATCGCGCCATCCAACCTATACCTGAGCATAGACCCGATCTTGGCGGTTCCGGGCATGCGCGATGCGCTGCTGAACGCCAGCGCGCCGATCATCGCCGTCACGCCGATCATCGGCGGTGAGGCGGTGAAAGGGCCGGCGGCCAAACTGATGCGCGAGCTGGGCGACGAACCCTCGGCTGCCGCTGTCGCCCAGCACTATGCCGAGTTCCTCAACGGGTTCGTGCTCGACGAGCGCGACGCTGAGCTTCAACCGCGCATCGAGGCGATGGGGATGGGGCGTACTGCTGGCCGACACGCTCATGTGCAATGCCGATGA
- a CDS encoding glycosyl transferase family 1 translates to MWIGIDASRATGARPTGTERYSREIIAALLGIAPQHRFRLYLREAPDERAPWLLLRRSDGIQPVVISRRRLWTHLGLARELHARPPDALFVPAHVLPISFMCPSARRRIHTVVTVHDVGYRRFPHAHPPAQRWYLDLGTRLSVRCADVIIADSEATRRDVIYFYGRGVADDRVVVAHPGPLLPAAVREDEARRALAKFGLDGGQPYVLHIGTLQPRKNLRRLIQAWARFVGRSGASEMRLVLAGGHGWGREDLHAEVEAAGVRASVVFAGYVSEIEKAALMRHARAYVFPSLHEGFGFPVLEAQSVGVPVACSNISSLPEVAGEAALLFDPFDVEAIARALEMIVGDEAMRARLIEAGRRNLARFSWDACARVVLASLEGAKRGASTHV, encoded by the coding sequence GTGTGGATCGGTATTGATGCCAGCCGCGCGACCGGCGCGCGCCCGACCGGAACCGAGCGTTACTCGCGCGAAATCATCGCCGCGCTCCTGGGCATCGCGCCGCAGCATCGCTTTCGCCTCTATCTGCGCGAGGCACCCGACGAGCGCGCCCCCTGGCTTCTGCTGCGCCGGTCAGACGGCATTCAGCCGGTCGTCATCTCCCGCCGCCGGCTGTGGACGCACCTTGGGCTGGCGCGCGAGCTGCACGCGCGCCCGCCCGATGCGCTGTTCGTGCCGGCGCATGTGCTGCCGATATCTTTCATGTGCCCGTCGGCGCGACGGCGCATCCATACCGTGGTCACCGTGCACGACGTGGGCTATCGGCGCTTCCCGCATGCGCATCCGCCGGCCCAGCGCTGGTATCTCGACCTCGGCACGCGGCTTTCGGTGCGCTGCGCCGACGTCATCATCGCCGACTCTGAAGCCACCCGACGCGACGTGATCTACTTCTACGGCAGGGGCGTCGCCGATGACCGCGTCGTCGTGGCCCATCCCGGCCCGTTGCTGCCGGCAGCCGTGCGGGAGGACGAGGCGCGCCGCGCGCTGGCCAAGTTCGGGCTGGATGGCGGGCAGCCGTATGTGCTGCACATCGGCACGCTTCAGCCGCGCAAGAACCTGCGCCGCCTGATCCAAGCCTGGGCGCGCTTCGTGGGCCGATCGGGCGCGTCTGAGATGCGCCTGGTGCTCGCCGGTGGGCACGGGTGGGGCCGCGAAGACCTGCACGCTGAGGTCGAAGCGGCCGGTGTGCGCGCCTCGGTCGTCTTCGCGGGGTATGTGAGCGAGATCGAGAAAGCGGCATTGATGCGCCACGCGCGGGCGTACGTCTTCCCCTCGCTGCACGAAGGCTTTGGCTTTCCGGTGCTAGAGGCGCAATCGGTGGGCGTGCCGGTCGCGTGCAGCAACATCTCGTCGCTGCCGGAAGTCGCCGGCGAAGCGGCGCTGCTGTTCGACCCGTTCGACGTCGAGGCGATTGCGCGCGCGCTGGAGATGATCGTCGGCGACGAGGCAATGCGCGCGCGGCTGATCGAAGCCGGGCGCCGCAATTTGGCACGCTTCTCCTGGGATGCCTGTGCGCGCGTCGTGCTCGCAAGCCTTGAAGGAGCAAAACGGGGAGCGTCAACGCATGTCTGA
- a CDS encoding 6-phosphogluconolactonase — translation MASPTCYAFVGTYTNGRREGIFAFRFDTERGTAQSLGATEGLSNPSFLAIHPSRRFLYAVSEVGDFGGKPAGAVSAFVIEAHTGALRMLNQQSSVGSGPCHLSVDATGRWVLVANYGSGSVAVLPIHADGSLAEAGDFVQHHGASINPQRQEGPHAHSVILDPANRFAFVADLGLDRVMIYRFDAERGKLTPNEPAFAPVKPGAGPRHFTFHPGGRFAYVINELDNTVTAFAYDAERGALRALQTISTLPEGYAQTSYGADVHIAPSGRFLYGSNRGHDSIAIFAIADDGRLSPRGQAPTHGRWPRNFALDPTGRFMWIANQESNAVTLCAVDEATGQLSRRDQFHVPKPVCVKFVVAGG, via the coding sequence ATGGCATCCCCAACATGCTATGCCTTCGTCGGCACCTACACCAACGGCCGGCGCGAGGGAATTTTTGCCTTCCGCTTCGACACGGAACGTGGGACGGCGCAGTCGCTCGGCGCAACCGAGGGCTTGTCCAATCCGTCGTTCCTGGCCATCCATCCTTCGCGGCGCTTCCTATACGCCGTGAGCGAGGTGGGGGACTTCGGCGGCAAACCGGCCGGCGCAGTGAGCGCATTCGTCATCGAAGCGCACACCGGCGCGCTCCGCATGCTCAACCAGCAATCCTCGGTCGGCTCGGGGCCGTGCCACCTGAGTGTGGACGCGACCGGGCGATGGGTCCTCGTCGCCAACTACGGCAGCGGCAGCGTCGCTGTGTTGCCGATCCATGCGGATGGATCACTGGCCGAAGCCGGCGACTTCGTGCAGCATCATGGCGCCAGCATCAACCCACAGCGACAAGAGGGGCCGCACGCGCACTCGGTCATCCTCGATCCGGCCAATCGCTTCGCCTTCGTCGCCGATCTCGGTCTAGACCGGGTGATGATCTATCGCTTCGACGCCGAGCGCGGCAAGCTGACGCCCAACGAGCCGGCGTTCGCGCCGGTGAAACCGGGCGCCGGCCCGCGCCACTTCACCTTTCATCCCGGCGGTCGCTTCGCCTACGTCATCAACGAGCTGGACAACACGGTGACCGCGTTCGCCTACGACGCCGAGCGCGGCGCGCTGCGTGCGCTGCAGACGATCTCCACGCTGCCGGAAGGCTACGCGCAGACCAGCTACGGCGCCGATGTGCACATCGCGCCGTCGGGGCGCTTCCTGTACGGCTCCAACCGCGGGCATGACAGCATCGCCATCTTCGCCATCGCGGACGACGGTCGGCTATCGCCGCGCGGCCAGGCGCCGACGCATGGGCGCTGGCCGCGCAACTTCGCGCTGGATCCCACCGGCCGCTTCATGTGGATCGCCAACCAGGAAAGCAACGCCGTGACGCTCTGCGCAGTGGACGAAGCAACCGGCCAGCTTTCAAGGCGCGATCAGTTTCACGTCCCCAAGCCGGTTTGCGTGAAGTTCGTCGTCGCAGGCGGCTGA
- a CDS encoding DNA-binding protein codes for MLASKRATQLVELAEYLCRAGRWVTIQELTERFACHRSKVFRMLRDLEHECGVLLERGRQGVYLSPQSYKLNVRLGLHEVMALFLAARTHAYQQDKRLPATARALFALSQATQGIAPLLAAHIRRTAEICDQRDARDEAYAQVLNALTEAWERRWRVLVHYKSAEDLARPFDVYFIEPSPLGTRLTYVSGFDHSRGGLRTFVVERILRVTRTLETYTIPADFDPYALLARAWGVNWGDGTAEPTEVHLRFRPGAAAERVQESRWHPTQRIVRQADGGCDFHVRVSEPMEMLPWIRQWGPDCEVLAPPALRRQVAESLSAAAKIYAEVLAPESLRLAEVAEEARKMAGLYAAK; via the coding sequence ATGCTGGCCTCAAAACGTGCGACGCAACTAGTTGAACTGGCTGAGTATCTTTGTCGGGCCGGTCGGTGGGTGACGATTCAGGAGCTGACCGAGCGTTTCGCTTGCCATCGCTCCAAGGTCTTTCGGATGCTGCGCGACCTGGAGCACGAATGTGGCGTGCTGCTTGAGCGCGGACGCCAAGGGGTGTATCTGTCGCCCCAGAGTTACAAGCTGAATGTGCGGCTGGGCCTGCACGAGGTGATGGCGCTCTTCTTGGCTGCGCGCACCCATGCCTATCAGCAGGACAAGCGCCTCCCGGCCACCGCGCGCGCCCTGTTCGCCCTGTCCCAGGCCACCCAAGGGATCGCGCCGCTCCTGGCAGCGCACATTCGGCGCACGGCGGAGATCTGCGATCAACGTGATGCGCGCGATGAAGCCTATGCCCAGGTGTTGAACGCACTGACCGAAGCGTGGGAGCGACGCTGGCGGGTGCTGGTGCACTACAAGAGCGCAGAGGATTTGGCCCGCCCGTTCGACGTGTACTTCATTGAGCCAAGCCCGCTGGGCACGCGCCTGACCTATGTCTCCGGCTTCGACCATTCCCGCGGCGGGCTGCGCACCTTCGTGGTGGAGCGCATCCTTCGCGTCACGCGCACCCTCGAGACCTACACCATCCCCGCCGACTTCGATCCCTACGCCCTGCTGGCGCGGGCATGGGGGGTGAACTGGGGAGATGGGACGGCCGAGCCTACCGAGGTTCACCTGCGCTTTCGCCCCGGTGCGGCCGCCGAGCGCGTGCAAGAGAGCCGCTGGCACCCCACCCAACGCATCGTCCGACAGGCGGATGGGGGGTGCGACTTTCATGTGCGCGTGAGCGAGCCGATGGAGATGCTGCCCTGGATTCGCCAATGGGGGCCGGATTGCGAAGTGCTCGCTCCGCCGGCGTTGCGTCGGCAGGTTGCCGAGAGCCTCAGCGCCGCAGCAAAAATCTATGCCGAAGTGCTGGCACCGGAGTCGCTGCGGCTGGCGGAGGTGGCTGAAGAGGCGCGCAAAATGGCCGGCCTCTACGCAGCAAAGTGA